The Bacillus sp. Y1 genome includes the window TGGTGAAATAACATCCTAAACACTAATTTGGTTTAACTCTTTGTCTAAAATATCAACAACTTCTTTAGCAGATTGTGCATCTTTTAGCTGGGACATCGCTGCTTCATTTTGAAAAACATCCATTAATCTTTCTAGCATAACCAATTGCTTTGAGGGTTCTGTAATAGCTAACATTAGCACAATTTCAACGTTTACTGATGTTTCCGGACTACCCATCATTTTAAATTCAACAGGATTCTCTAATATTGCAACCGAAATCATAGGGCTTATCACATGCTCTGGATCTGTATGAGGAATCGCCACTCCCATAGTTGCTAGTGGTAATCCAGTTGAAAAAACTTTTTCCCTTTCTAATATGGCTGGTAGAAAAGAGTCTTTTACATAATTGAGCTTCTTCAATTCTTCACACAGAACCGCAATGACCTCATCACTATTTTTTGCTTTTACATTCAAACGAACTACCTTTTCATCAAGGTTTATTAATTTTCCCATAATATATCCCTCCTTCTTTATGTATTACTGAAACAAGCCTTTTACTTTTGTTCAGGTATGTTACATTTGTAATTATCATAAAATATCATAACGAAACAGTCAAGTTGTTTTTAGATAATTCTAACTATTAACATTTTTCGACACTAAATAAAAAGTGGACAATTACACGAAAAAGCCTACAAAAAGTAAGCTTTTAACGTGCAAATTCTACTATACAGCTGATTGTATTGCTTTTTGTGTTTTTAGTTTATTGACCGCATTCACTGCGGCTTCGTAGAAAGTCTCTGATAATGACGGATGCGGATGAATCATTTTGGCAGCCTCATCTATCGTCCCTTCTAAATACATGAAAGCTGAAGCTTCTGAGATCATTTCCGTTACATGTGACCCGGCCATAACCACACCGATGATTTCACCGTATTTTGCCTCATAGATAATCTTTGTAAATCCTTCCGGTTCTCCAGCACTCAGTGCTTTCCCACTACCAGCAAAGTCGAATTTTTCTACACGTACATCAAGCCC containing:
- a CDS encoding PTS sugar transporter subunit IIA — protein: MGKLINLDEKVVRLNVKAKNSDEVIAVLCEELKKLNYVKDSFLPAILEREKVFSTGLPLATMGVAIPHTDPEHVISPMISVAILENPVEFKMMGSPETSVNVEIVLMLAITEPSKQLVMLERLMDVFQNEAAMSQLKDAQSAKEVVDILDKELNQISV